In Salvelinus fontinalis isolate EN_2023a chromosome 8, ASM2944872v1, whole genome shotgun sequence, the genomic stretch TAAAAAATGGAGTCAATAATGACACTTTACAGGTAACATTTCTTGAAATGGAACCCCTCTCCCTTTTAGTATTCTTCAGGAAGAGTTAAAAAGGATAAGATAgatggataaaataaaataaactttatTAATTTTTATTTTAAGTGGAGTGACCTGTTTCGATCCATCATAGTGGAAAAGACCAACATTAAGCGCTTACATCCCCATGACATTGGCCACATGATTGTGGTAAGATCTGATATtttcatgcacgcacgcacacacgcacgcacgcacgcacgcacgcacgcacgcacgcacgcacacacacacacacacacacacacacacacacacacacagtagaatgaTGAAAGTGTGCTTCTGATtatgttgctgtgtgtgtctctgctgcCTTCCAGTGGGAGTTGGTGTATGACTGTTTCCCTGCTGACGCAGGGTGAGAGGTGTATGTGTCTTTGTCCTCTAAACCACAGAGACAGCACAGGTACATCGTACAGGAGGGCATCTGTCCAGGTAGTAATCTCACCTTTCACCTCCATCACTTATCCCCATCCCTCACCTGAGATGTGATGAGAATGACATCATAATACTAATCATACTATGACTCTGTCTGAGGGGATGCAGATTCAGATCCAGTACCAGAGTTTGATCTGTCTGTGGATGAGCTGGTTCGATCCCTCAATGTAACAGTAGCAACTGGAGACCACATATACCAACCGGCTCGCTCATCTGATGTATACACCAGGTTGTGCTACAGACACACAGATGCAGAATGCTCCAACCTTTCTGCTCTTTTTACTGTAAGCTCATTTGCGtgtttgtattgtgtgtgtgtgtgtgtgtgtgtgtgtgtgtgtgtgtgtgtgtgtgtgtgtgtgtgtgtgtgtgtgtgtgtgtgtgtgtgtgtgtgtgtgtgtgtgtgtgtgtgtgtgtgtgtgtgtgtgtgtgtgtgtgtgtgtgtgtgcttgcacatgtgtgtctgtgtgtatgggtgcgtgcatgcgtgcatgtaTAGAGGTGTGTTAAAAAGGTGAATGTTGTTTATAACATTCACTACATTTTAGAACAAacattttagaacacctactcattcatgggattttctttatttttactattttctacattgtagaatagtagtgaagacatcaaaactattaaataacacatatggaatcatgtagtaactaaaaaagtgttaaacaaatcaaaatatattttatatttgagattcttcaaatagccaccctttgccttgatgacagctttgcacactcttggcattctctcaaccagtttcatggtagtcacctggaatgcatttaaattaattaagtgtgccttgttaaaagttcatttgaagaatttctttccttcttgatgggtttgagccaatcagttgtgttgtgacaaggtaggggtggtaaacggaagatatccctatttggtaaaaacatttttttattttttatttttttatttaactaggcaagtcagttaagaacaaattcttatttacaatggcggcctacactggctaaacccggacgacgctggtccaattgtgcgccaccctatgggaatcccaatcacggccggttgtgatacaacctggattcgaaccagtgtgtctgtagtgacgcctctagtactgagtttcagtgccttagacggctgcgccactcgatattatggcaagaacaacttaaataagcaaagagaaatgacagtccatcattactttaagacatgaaggtcagtcaatatggaacatttcaagaactttgaaagtttcttcaagtgcagtcgcaaaaacaatcaagcgctatgatgaaactatctctcatgaggaccaccacaggaaaggaagacccagagttacctctgctgcaaaggataagttcattagagctaccagcctcagaaattgacgagactgtgtgaatcatgccttcatggtcaaattgatgcaaagaaacccctactaaaggaaaccaatactaagaagagacttacttgggccaagaaacacgagcaatggacattatactggtggaaatttgtcctttggtctggagtccaaattggagatttttgtttccaatcACCATGTCTCTCTGAGATGCGGTGTggatgaacagatgatctctgcatgtgtattccCCACcttaaagcatggaggaggaggaggtgttatggtgtgggggtgctttgctggtgacactgtctgtgatttatttcgaaattcaaggcacacttaaccagcatggctaccacagcattttgcagcgatatgccatcccatctggtttgggcttagtggaactatcatttatttttcaatagtacaatgacccaacacacctccaggctgtgtaagggctattttaccaagaaggagagtgatggagtgatgagtcggaccgcagagtgaaggaaaatcagccaacaagtgctcagcatatgtgggaactccttcaagactgttggaaaagctttccaggtgaagctggttgagagaatgccaagagtgtgcaaagctgtcatcaaggcaaagggtggctatttgaagaatctcaaatataaaatatattttgatttgttttaacacgtttttggttataacgattccatatgtgttatttcatagtttgttgTCTTCTTtattattcgacaatgtagaaaatagtaaaaataaactaaaacctttgaatgagtaggtgttctaaaacttttgaccggtagtgtaggttGATAATCTGTTAATGAATATTCTGTTGTTCTCTCCAGATTGACACCAATAAGAATCGGTCAGTGACTCTCAGTTTCCCCTACCTGCTACCCTGTGTCTGTGTACAGGTAAGAAGGTCTCACTCAGTGACATATCACAATGAGCAGAGATAACTATCAGATAATGTGCAATGGACAGTGACAGTAATGCATGGCTAAAACTACAGTATGTCTCATGTTAGTGTCCTTgcatgtctctctgcctgtctctctgtctgtctgtacatatGCCTGCAGGTATATTACACACACCTAGACGCAAGGCGAACCACAGTTTGCCCGTTTGTGAATGGCTCATTAGATGGTGAGTATCTAATCTAAAATGGCGCTGGAGAAGAAGacagacgttttacgtgcccccaaccgattgtgtttttttgttagtttatttgcattgtttgtaacttcttttgtacataatgttgctgctaccgtctcttatgcccGAAATAATTTCttgacatcaggactgcgattactcatcatggactggcagaatccttttttccattaacgagtctgacgagcctgacgcgaacgatatactgctttcccaggaacaggcccagatccccgtgatttgcatgaagaggtggagaaaaagggtctggagggcgggctgccttctgtgAATTCGttggcgatcgaataaacccccacttccttccattctgctggCAAACGTGAAATCTTTGGACActaaaatagatgacctacgcCGAAGATTTAACTACCAACgtgacattcaaaactgtaatatcttacgcTTCACGGAGTCgacgacgacactatcaacataacatacagctgtttGGTTATACGCTACACCGGCGTATGGTAAGACaagggcggcggactatgtatttttgtaacagctggtgcatgatatctaaggaagtctcaagctattgctcgcctgaggtagggtatctcatgataagctgtacaccacactacctacctagatagttttcatctgtatttttcatagatgtttacataccaccacagtcagaggctggcactaaaacagcattgaatgagctgtattccgccataagcaaacaagaaaacgctcacccagaggcggtgctcctagtagccggggactttaatgcagggaaacttaaatccgttttaccaaatgtatatcagcatgttaaatgtgcaaccagagggacaaaaaattaaaaaataaaactggaccacctttactccagacacatacaaagctctccctcgccctccatttggcaaatctgcctataattctatcctcctgattcctgcttacaagcaaaaattaaagcaggaagcaccagtgactagatcaataaaaaaagtggtcagatgaagcagatgctaagctacaggactgttttgctaccacagactggaatatgttccgggattcctccgatggtattgagtacaccacatcagtcattggcttcatcaataagtgcatcgatgatgtcgtccccacagtgaccgtacgtacataccccaaccagaagccatggattacaggcaacatccgcactgagctaaagctgccgctttcaaggagcgggactctaacccggaagcttaagaaatgccgctatgccctccgacgaaccatcaaacaggcaaagcatcaatacaggactaagatcgaatcgtactacaccggctctgacgctcatcggatgtgacagggctggcaaactattacagactacaaagggaagcacagccgagagatgCCCAGTGATAcgggcctaccagacgagctaaactacttctatgctcgcttcgaggcaaataatactgaagcatgcatgagagccccatctgttccggaagactgtgatcaagctctccgcagccgatgtgagtaagacctttaaacaggtcaacattcacaaggccacagggacagacggattaccaggacgtgtactgcgagcatgcactgaccaactggcaaatgtcttcTGTTATGCACGCCTCTTGGAGGGagcgcaacaccctgctacactcaactccccgtggagtgaaagagATATGTGATTGTAGGTAAGGATGACAGAGGCAGAGAAAATGACCATTTACtgggaatttattttcttaacaCGGTAtagtggggaaaaggggctggacggaaccgaAGCAAATAAAGTTAAAGTTAAAGAgacccctctcctaccttacctgcctacccactacttacctaacctTAACACCACCTGGAgctctaaccaaaatacagggggtggtccgcccaggtcttacctagtgtgcatagacagagtaCATACTACAAGTATATGTATGCCcacaggcctcttgcctaagcactcccaaggtGCCTTCACCTTctcccctgggaacaaatgaaacagaataatacaAACAATTTTAATAATCAAAACACAGTCCTTTTGACATAAACATGCCTCAGCAGGACTGGCTACAAAATACTTTCCAAAAACTGTCTGAGCCacaaccaacacaggacatcaaAGAAGCTCTCTCTCCTAACAAAGGAACACTTTATCCAGCTGGAGAAGGAGCTTGTAATTGGCGACAGCTGTATCCCCTAACGAGAGGGCGGGATCAGAGTTCCAATCTGCCATGGggctgaccaatcagctgcttgggggaatccaggaagccattccctgaaatacacacataaacacatacaaacccACAACAACGCAGAAGCTGGGGAATGTAacatcttcactgacattttcaacctctccctgtccgagtctgtaataccaacatgttttaagcagaccaccatagtgcctgtgcccaagaacactaaggtaacctgcctaaatgactaccaacccatagcactcacgtctgtagccatgaagtgctttgaaaggctggtcatgtctcacatcaacaccattatcccagaaaccctagacccactccaatttgcatcccgcccaacagatccacagatgatgcaatctctattgcactccacactgccctttcccacctggacaaaaggaacacctatgtgagaatgctattcattgactacagctcagtgttcaaaaccatagtgccatcaaagctcatcaataagctaaggaccctgggactaaacacctccctctgcaactggatcctggacttcctgccccccccccccccccccaggtggtgagggtaggtaacaacacatccaccacgctgatcctcaacacagtggcccctcaggggtgtgtgcttagtaccctcctgtactccctgttcactcatgactgcacggccaagcacgactccaacaccatcattaagtttggcaATGACACAACTGTgttgcctgatcaccgacaacgtcgagacagactatagggatgaggtcagagacctggccgggtggtgccaggacaacaacctcaatgtgatcaagacaaaggagatgattgtggactacaggaaaaagaggaccgagcacgcccccattctcatcgactgggctgcagtggagcaggttgagagcttcaagttcattgatgtccacatcacataaactatcatggtccaagcacaccaagacagtcgttaagagggcacaacaaaacctattccccctcaggagactgaaaagatttggcatggatcctcagatcctcaaaaggttctacagctgcaccatcaagagcatcctgactggttgcatcactgcctggtatggcaactgctcggcctccgaccgcaaggcactacagaggttagtgcgaatggcccagtacatcactggggccaaggttcctgccatccaggacctctataccaggcggtgtcagaggaaggccctaaaaattgtcaaagactccagccactctagtcatagactgttctcttcggcaagcggtaccggagcgccacgtctaggtccaagcggcttctaaacagcttctacccccaagccatgagactatATGCATtagccccccctcttttacaccgctgctactcgctgttatcatctgtgcatagtcactttaataactttatgtacatattacctctatgtacatattacctcaactaaccggtgcccctgcacattgactctgtactggtgcctcctcgctattgttattttactgctgccctTTAATTACTTATTTCTTATTCGTATCCGTTTTTTTTAAAAACCTCGTTTTTGGttgggggctcgtaagtaagcatttcactgtaacctgTTGTAATCGGTACATTTGACTAataccattttattttatttgagtaCACCTCTGATTATTCAAGTATTGTTTGTCTCTTAGACCTGTTTGAGATGCCGTAGCTGATGATTGGCTtcagtttctgtgtgtgttgttaccTGTACATTTTCCAGTGAATCAGACCTGGGGATAGCAGGGGCTTTCTGCTGGAGCAATTATTAATATGAGTCACAGACAAACCAGCAGAGCAGCAGTCAGTAACAGTGCACTGTCTGTGTTTGACCACCAGGGGGTAGAGACGTGTGGCCCTCCAGTAAGGTGACTCTGTATGGTTCAAGCGTGGCCTGGAGTGCCCTGTGTCCTGCTGCTTACCTGAagccctctgcctccctctgctgGCGACACCAGAGAAACACACCACAATGCACTCCCATCCTAAACTCCACActggaggacatggaggagaagGGAGATCTGGTGAgtgttgatgatgatggtgatgatgatgaagatgatgatgatgatgatgctgatcTCTTTCCTCTATCCTTGACAGAAGTATAATGTTTCTGCTGTGGATAAACACCCTCAGATGTGTGTGCAGGTAAGAATGTATAAGCCAATACAATCAAatcaatgttatttgtcacatgctctgaatgcaacatgtgtagaccttaccgtgaaatgcttaaccaacagtgcagttgaagaaagagttaagaaaatatttaccaaattaactaaagtaaaaaattatttaaagtaacacaataaaataacattaatgaggccatatacagggggtaccggtttcgagtcaatgtgcgggggtacaggttagtcgaggtaatttgtacatgtaggtaggggtgaagtgactatgcatagataacaaacagcgagtagcagcagtgtaaaaaacaaatgggggggtggTCAATGTAAATAATCAGTGGCTatttcattaattgttcagcagtaataaggcttgggggtagaagctgttaaggtgacttttggtcttagacttggcgctctggtactgtTTGCCAtgcagaagcagagagaacagtctatgattattaaagtgactatgcacagatgttaacaacagcgagtagcagtggtgtaaaagaggggggggctAATGCAAatagtctcatggcttgggggtagaagctgtttagaagcctcttggacctacacTTGGCATTCTGGTAGCGCTCTGCAGaagcagagaggacagtctatgaCTGTCTattgtctttgacaatttttggggccttcctctgacaccgcctggtatagtcctggatggcaggaagcttggccccagtgatgtactggatcgtacgcactaccctctgtagtgccttacggtcagatgccgagtagttaccataccaggcagtgatgcaaccggtcagaatgctcttgatggtgcagctgtagaacttttggaggatctggggacccatgccaaatcctttcagtcccctgagggggaaaaggtgttgtcgagCCCTCTTCATgtttgtcttggtgtgtttagaccatgatcatttgttggtgatgtgaacaccaaggaacttgaaactctcaacccgctccactgcagccccgtcgatgttaatgggggccttgtcggcctgccttctcctgtagtccacgatcagctcctttgtcttgctcacattgagcaATATACACTATGTcacactctttccatgacatacactgaccaggtgaatccaggtgaaagctatgatcccttattgatgtcaccttttaaatccacttcaatcagagtagatgaaggggaggagacaggttgaagaaggatttttaagctttgagacaattgagacatggattgtgtatgtgtgccgttcagagcgggaatgagcaagacaaagatTCAAGTGTCTTtgaacacaactgtgggaaatactggagtcaacatgggccagcatttcTGTGGAATGCTTTAGACACCTTCTCGAGTCCATGCGCCAACAaattgaggatgttctgagggtaaaaggggGCAACTCagcattaggaaggtgttcctaatgttttgtacactcagtgtatgtctagTATCAACAGTTAACAGTATGATACATGACACGTGGATTTCAGTCACtgatgtctctctcactctgtctctctccctctctttctccctctctctctctctctctctctctctctctctctctctctctctctctctctctctctctctctctttctctctctctccctctccctctctctcttctctgtagttTTCCTTCAGAGGCAGCCATGATGTCCACTGTCCATTCCAGCCAGAGAGACCACAAGACCACAGTGATAGAAGTACTGAGAGACCACAAGACCACAGTGATAGAAGTACTGCACTTGATATTGTTAATATCATaaacatcatctctctctctctctctctctctctctctctctctctcgctctctctctctcgctctctctctctctctctttctctctctctctctctctctccctccctcatttccTCAGGTATGTCTAAGTGGGAGGCATATGTTGGTCCTGGTTCACAaagtctctgtgtctatctcaCCTCCACTATCCCAGCATCCTTTGCTGCACAACTCTGTGTCTGGCAGGAGAAAGGATGTGTGTCCAGAGGAGCTATCTACTTCGTAAACATGGTAAGATAAGAAACTATCACCACAATATAGAGACATAATAGCCTCTATAATATGCTGTCTTGCGTGGTCCGACctaactgtgctattttgtgatTCTTTGGGTGTTTATCTTTActtgttcgtgttttctttattatatattttgtatttgtattagtTATATTAGTTttcattactgcactgttgggtagAGCATGCAAGTTAAGCATGTCAATGTACTTGAACATGTCACAGTAATAACTGAATTTAATAGACACTGCTGGTCCATGTTGTTAAGAGTGCAGTGTTCTGTTCTACAGGGTGGGGGCAGCAGAGAGACACAGCTGAACCTGCCCTTATCATCCCTGACTGAGGGTCTATGTGTGCAGGTACGAACGACCTAACTATGAATGGCTTTTGTATTACACGCATCTCTTATCTTACTTTtactttttctttatttcaatttcACACTCTCTATATCTCTGAAGGTCTGGCGGTCAGATCCTGCACAGTATGGGAGGAGACTACTGTGTCCTGACTGTGAGTTCAGCCTcagccacgcacgcacgcacacacacgcacgcacgcacgcacgcacacacacacacacacacacacacacacacacacacacacacacacacacacacacacacacacacacacacacacacacatgccttcCAGCACTTATACATAGTATCCTCATATGCCTCCTCAGATTCTAACAGGAGACGGGGTCTCTATGCTGTTGCTGTCTTGACACTTCTGGTTACTGTGGCAATGCTGGGAAGCCTCATCCGCTATGTGACCAAGAAGGGAGTCACAGGTCAGTTTTTCTTGTACTGTACGTAGACCTTTGTAGCACCTTCTTGTGTCCTCAGTCATATTACATTGCATTAATATTGAGTGCTATCCTTAACCTATCTgctctatctgtgtgtctatctgctctatctgtgtgtctatctgctctgtctgtgtgtctgtctgtctcaccttaTCCTTCAAACCTAGCACACTTAATTTAATCCATTGATTTAATACCAAAGGTATGATGGCCATCATCAGCTAAATAATTGAGAAATCAgtgaataaatacaaataatttcCAATATCTTTCTTTGTCTGTCGGTCTGTTTGTCTGTATTTGTTTCTCTCTCAACTCCACcatactcatctctctctctccctctttctctttctccttctctctttctctttctccttctctctctctctttctctttctccttctctctctctctcttcctctctccccctgtctctcttcctctctccccctctctctccccacctcgctctctccctctctctctctctctctctctctctctctctctctctctctctctctctgtctctgtctccctcgctccccccctctctctctctctctctctctttctctctctctgtctctgtctccctcgctcccccccccccctctctctctctttctccctctctgcccctcccctctgtctgtctgtctgtctgtctgtctgtctgtctctctctctctctctctctctctctctctctcgctctcttcccttGACCATCTCCTTCTTTGtatatgtctttgtgtgtgtgtttctgcctcccctctctctccctgcaggttGGCTATTCATCCAGAGGCCTGTGTTGTTGGTGTGTTCGTCAGAGCAGTCAGCCCATGTGTCTGCCGTGTGCGCTTTGGCCTCCTTCCTACAGGGGGAGTTGTGTGCTGAAGTGCACATGGCTTTGTGGACCCAGAGCTCCATTGGGGCTTGTCCTGGGGCTGTGGAGAGGTCTTGGGCTGGGGTGGCTGAGCTGGGCCCTGTGCCCTGGATGTATGGACAGTGGGAGGCAGTCAGAGAGGCAGGAGGCCAGGTGCTGATCGTATGGAGCGCAGTGGCTAAGGAATCCTACAGGagctggagagaagagagggagggaggggataggagggaggggggaaagacAGGAGGGAGTAAACGAGAGGAGATGCAACAAGGGGAAAGGGGAGGAGAAAAAATGGAAGAACTTGAGAAAACAAGAGTGGAACAGGAGCAAGCAGGAATGAAGAAAAGAGAGGAATGGAAAGAGGAGagtaggagtggagaggagagagagccctCCTCAGTGACAGGGCCAGTGTTCAGGGCTGCCCTGTCCTGTCTGCAGGGGGCACGACAGGGGGCAAGCAGGGTCAACGGCTTCACCATTGTCTACTTCCAGGGCCTCTGTCACAGTCAAGACATCCCCAAGGACCTCCGAGGAGTCCCACGCTACTGCCTGCCTCGGGACTTCGGAGGCCTGATACGTGAGCTGGATGTAACCGTTAGAGGGAGGAACAGTGTGATTGGCAGCTGGGATTGTTGGCCCAGACTCCTTTCCAAAACACTGTCACTTTGTTTGGCACGACGACTAACTCACAGGCTCAGAGTGTGGTTGTCACAGGAAGAGGAGGGGCTAAAACCGAAATTATCACAGGAAGTGATATCAGAGAGGACACTGAACAGGCATGTGTTGTCACTGTCAATtaatgaggagaggacagagccaaGCACTTTGCCGCAGAAGGAGTTGCTCAGCGGGTCACCATGGCAATAAAGCAGGGCATCTCAGGTTTCACCATTATACAGGGGCCAGACTTTTGTCTTGACTGTAACATGAGGCAGAGCACATGGGTGGTGTAGTGACCCAAACAGTGGAGCAGAGACACTGAGCATTTCATAGGGCTTATTACCAAAGTCAAAGGGGGTATTGATAAAACTAGTAAGAGAACTTACCACTTGATTTGCCTAATGGTGAAGAGTAGGTAAATATTCTCCTCTGGGCTACATCCCCCATATGACCACAGTTTATGCTTTTTATGCTGAGTGTACAGTTTGAACAAGAACGTAAAGCCACACATCAGCCTTATCTAAGTGGGTATGCCTGAAAGTCAGGTTGTAACTCCAACTTGGTGTATAGAACTGGATACCCTCACCACAGGTGCTCCAGTGAAGAGAAAGGATATACTTCATCATTCCCAATGTCAACAGTAGATGATCAAATAATAGGATATATTTGCTCTGAGGGCACATACTGTACATCCAAGCTGTTGTTTTACCCAAGCCTCGACTTTCCACATGACTGT encodes the following:
- the LOC129861461 gene encoding interleukin-17 receptor E-like; translated protein: GDADSDPVPEFDLSVDELVRSLNVTVATGDHIYQPARSSDVYTRLCYRHTDAECSNLSALFTIDTNKNRSVTLSFPYLLPCVCVQVYYTHLDARRTTVCPFVNGSLDGGRDVWPSSKVTLYGSSVAWSALCPAAYLKPSASLCWRHQRNTPQCTPILNSTLEDMEEKGDLKYNVSAVDKHPQMCVQFSFRGSHDVHCPFQPERPQDHSDRSTERPQDHSDRSMSKWEAYVGPGSQSLCVYLTSTIPASFAAQLCVWQEKGCVSRGAIYFVNMGGGSRETQLNLPLSSLTEGLCVQVWRSDPAQYGRRLLCPDYSNRRRGLYAVAVLTLLVTVAMLGSLIRYVTKKGVTGWLFIQRPVLLVCSSEQSAHVSAVCALASFLQGELCAEVHMALWTQSSIGACPGAVERSWAGVAELGPVPWMYGQWEAVREAGGQVLIVWSAVAKESYRSWREEREGGDRREGGKTGGSKREEMQQGERGGEKMEELEKTRVEQEQAGMKKREEWKEESRSGEEREPSSVTGPVFRAALSCLQGARQGASRVNGFTIVYFQGLCHSQDIPKDLRGVPRYCLPRDFGGLIRELDVTVRGRNSVIGSWDCWPRLLSKTLSLCLARRLTHRLRVWLSQEEEGLKPKLSQEVISERTLNRHVLSLSINEERTEPSTLPQKELLSGSPWQ